Proteins from one Gossypium raimondii isolate GPD5lz chromosome 8, ASM2569854v1, whole genome shotgun sequence genomic window:
- the LOC105791079 gene encoding uncharacterized protein LOC105791079 isoform X3 has translation MYAETGLFFPYMQKFSEDFQQFIDYCKSQKPNASTNNLVQISTISEYDLGGEGDLFKAPEPIIEEPNLGLDPMSAAISLISCGEDVITSQGLKAADIESIQNEQLLEVLYECEKDMMAKAAMETPLSEVLDIKIPVVKINENQHLENKVLSDIPFQKSVSSSCLRSMEWSQGAVIKPKFLDFPGMDFGSVYVMRRAFSEGDIQTLGNGNGSVICSPLERPIMISCCSTDDRREKLSRYRDKKTKRNFGRKIKYACRKALADSQPRIRGRFAKTEESDNSKRQ, from the exons ATGTATGCAGAAACAGGGCTGTTTTTCCCTTACATGCAGAAATTTTCTGAAGATTTTCAGCAGTTCATAGATTACTGCAAATCCCAGAAACCCAATGCTTCCACG AACAACCTGGTTCAGATTTCCACAATATCCGAGTATGACCTTGGAGGAGAAGGTGATCTGTTCAAAGCTCCAGAGCCAATCATTGAAGAACCAAATCTGGGGCTTGATCCCATGTCTGCTGCCATCTCATTAATCTCATGTGGTGAAGATGTCATTACTTCCCAAGGACTTAAGGCTGCTGATATTGAATCAATCCAAAATGAGCAACTTTTAGAGGTTCTCTATGAGTGTGAAAAGGATATGATGGCAAAAGCAGCTATGGAAACACCACTGTCCGAGGTCCTTGATATCAAGATTCCTGTTGTGAAGATCAATGAAAACCAACATCTTGAAAACAAAGTGCTCTCTGATATCCCATTTCAGAAAAGTGTCAGCTCGAGTTGCTTAAGGTCAATGGAGTGGTCGCAAGGAGCTGTAATCAAGCCTAAGTTTCTGGATTTTCCTGGAATGGATTTTGGTTCTGTTTATGTAATGAGGAGAGCTTTTAGTGAAGGAGATATACAG ACTCTTGGCAATGGGAATGGGAGCGTCATCTGTTCTCCTCTTGAGCGACCAATAATGATCAGCTGCTGTTCTACTGATGATCGAAGGGAAAAGCTTTCCAGATACAGGGATAAGAAGACCAAGAGGAACTTTGGAAGGAAAATCAAG TACGCTTGCAGGAAGGCTCTTGCTGACAGTCAACCAAGGATCCGTGGAAGGTTTGCAAAGACTGAAGAATCTGACAACTCCAAGAGGCAGTAA
- the LOC105791079 gene encoding uncharacterized protein LOC105791079 isoform X1, which produces MYAETGLFFPYMQKFSEDFQQFIDYCKSQKPNASTNNLVQISTISEYDLGGEGDLFKAPEPIIEEPNLGLDPMSAAISLISCGEDVITSQGLKAADIESIQNEQLLEVLYECEKDMMAKAAMETPLSEVLDIKIPVVKINENQHLENKVLSDIPFQKSVSSSCLRSMEWSQGAVIKPKFLDFPGMDFGSVYVMRRAFSEGDIQTLGNGNGSVICSPLERPIMISCCSTDDRREKLSRYRDKKTKRNFGRKIKVFQFPCILQSNNTLAGRLLLTVNQGSVEGLQRLKNLTTPRGSNC; this is translated from the exons ATGTATGCAGAAACAGGGCTGTTTTTCCCTTACATGCAGAAATTTTCTGAAGATTTTCAGCAGTTCATAGATTACTGCAAATCCCAGAAACCCAATGCTTCCACG AACAACCTGGTTCAGATTTCCACAATATCCGAGTATGACCTTGGAGGAGAAGGTGATCTGTTCAAAGCTCCAGAGCCAATCATTGAAGAACCAAATCTGGGGCTTGATCCCATGTCTGCTGCCATCTCATTAATCTCATGTGGTGAAGATGTCATTACTTCCCAAGGACTTAAGGCTGCTGATATTGAATCAATCCAAAATGAGCAACTTTTAGAGGTTCTCTATGAGTGTGAAAAGGATATGATGGCAAAAGCAGCTATGGAAACACCACTGTCCGAGGTCCTTGATATCAAGATTCCTGTTGTGAAGATCAATGAAAACCAACATCTTGAAAACAAAGTGCTCTCTGATATCCCATTTCAGAAAAGTGTCAGCTCGAGTTGCTTAAGGTCAATGGAGTGGTCGCAAGGAGCTGTAATCAAGCCTAAGTTTCTGGATTTTCCTGGAATGGATTTTGGTTCTGTTTATGTAATGAGGAGAGCTTTTAGTGAAGGAGATATACAG ACTCTTGGCAATGGGAATGGGAGCGTCATCTGTTCTCCTCTTGAGCGACCAATAATGATCAGCTGCTGTTCTACTGATGATCGAAGGGAAAAGCTTTCCAGATACAGGGATAAGAAGACCAAGAGGAACTTTGGAAGGAAAATCAAGGTCTTTCAATTTCCATGCATTTTACAATCAAACAA TACGCTTGCAGGAAGGCTCTTGCTGACAGTCAACCAAGGATCCGTGGAAGGTTTGCAAAGACTGAAGAATCTGACAACTCCAAGAGGCAGTAATTGTTGA
- the LOC105791079 gene encoding uncharacterized protein LOC105791079 isoform X4 produces MIKISTISEYDLGGEGDLFKAPEPIIEEPNLGLDPMSAAISLISCGEDVITSQGLKAADIESIQNEQLLEVLYECEKDMMAKAAMETPLSEVLDIKIPVVKINENQHLENKVLSDIPFQKSVSSSCLRSMEWSQGAVIKPKFLDFPGMDFGSVYVMRRAFSEGDIQTLGNGNGSVICSPLERPIMISCCSTDDRREKLSRYRDKKTKRNFGRKIKVFQFPCILQSNNTLAGRLLLTVNQGSVEGLQRLKNLTTPRGSNC; encoded by the exons ATGATCAAG ATTTCCACAATATCCGAGTATGACCTTGGAGGAGAAGGTGATCTGTTCAAAGCTCCAGAGCCAATCATTGAAGAACCAAATCTGGGGCTTGATCCCATGTCTGCTGCCATCTCATTAATCTCATGTGGTGAAGATGTCATTACTTCCCAAGGACTTAAGGCTGCTGATATTGAATCAATCCAAAATGAGCAACTTTTAGAGGTTCTCTATGAGTGTGAAAAGGATATGATGGCAAAAGCAGCTATGGAAACACCACTGTCCGAGGTCCTTGATATCAAGATTCCTGTTGTGAAGATCAATGAAAACCAACATCTTGAAAACAAAGTGCTCTCTGATATCCCATTTCAGAAAAGTGTCAGCTCGAGTTGCTTAAGGTCAATGGAGTGGTCGCAAGGAGCTGTAATCAAGCCTAAGTTTCTGGATTTTCCTGGAATGGATTTTGGTTCTGTTTATGTAATGAGGAGAGCTTTTAGTGAAGGAGATATACAG ACTCTTGGCAATGGGAATGGGAGCGTCATCTGTTCTCCTCTTGAGCGACCAATAATGATCAGCTGCTGTTCTACTGATGATCGAAGGGAAAAGCTTTCCAGATACAGGGATAAGAAGACCAAGAGGAACTTTGGAAGGAAAATCAAGGTCTTTCAATTTCCATGCATTTTACAATCAAACAA TACGCTTGCAGGAAGGCTCTTGCTGACAGTCAACCAAGGATCCGTGGAAGGTTTGCAAAGACTGAAGAATCTGACAACTCCAAGAGGCAGTAATTGTTGA
- the LOC105791079 gene encoding uncharacterized protein LOC105791079 isoform X2, giving the protein MYAETGLFFPYMQKFSEDFQQFIDYCKSQKPNASTISTISEYDLGGEGDLFKAPEPIIEEPNLGLDPMSAAISLISCGEDVITSQGLKAADIESIQNEQLLEVLYECEKDMMAKAAMETPLSEVLDIKIPVVKINENQHLENKVLSDIPFQKSVSSSCLRSMEWSQGAVIKPKFLDFPGMDFGSVYVMRRAFSEGDIQTLGNGNGSVICSPLERPIMISCCSTDDRREKLSRYRDKKTKRNFGRKIKVFQFPCILQSNNTLAGRLLLTVNQGSVEGLQRLKNLTTPRGSNC; this is encoded by the exons ATGTATGCAGAAACAGGGCTGTTTTTCCCTTACATGCAGAAATTTTCTGAAGATTTTCAGCAGTTCATAGATTACTGCAAATCCCAGAAACCCAATGCTTCCACG ATTTCCACAATATCCGAGTATGACCTTGGAGGAGAAGGTGATCTGTTCAAAGCTCCAGAGCCAATCATTGAAGAACCAAATCTGGGGCTTGATCCCATGTCTGCTGCCATCTCATTAATCTCATGTGGTGAAGATGTCATTACTTCCCAAGGACTTAAGGCTGCTGATATTGAATCAATCCAAAATGAGCAACTTTTAGAGGTTCTCTATGAGTGTGAAAAGGATATGATGGCAAAAGCAGCTATGGAAACACCACTGTCCGAGGTCCTTGATATCAAGATTCCTGTTGTGAAGATCAATGAAAACCAACATCTTGAAAACAAAGTGCTCTCTGATATCCCATTTCAGAAAAGTGTCAGCTCGAGTTGCTTAAGGTCAATGGAGTGGTCGCAAGGAGCTGTAATCAAGCCTAAGTTTCTGGATTTTCCTGGAATGGATTTTGGTTCTGTTTATGTAATGAGGAGAGCTTTTAGTGAAGGAGATATACAG ACTCTTGGCAATGGGAATGGGAGCGTCATCTGTTCTCCTCTTGAGCGACCAATAATGATCAGCTGCTGTTCTACTGATGATCGAAGGGAAAAGCTTTCCAGATACAGGGATAAGAAGACCAAGAGGAACTTTGGAAGGAAAATCAAGGTCTTTCAATTTCCATGCATTTTACAATCAAACAA TACGCTTGCAGGAAGGCTCTTGCTGACAGTCAACCAAGGATCCGTGGAAGGTTTGCAAAGACTGAAGAATCTGACAACTCCAAGAGGCAGTAATTGTTGA